CCCCGCTCAGCTTACTGAGATGATAGGGCAAACAGTGGCTCAGGCTGTACAGCAGGCTTTGACaaaccaaggaaatcagaatggcgagggaaatcagaatggacaaggaaatcagaatggagagGGAAATCAGAATGGACACGGAAATCAGAATGGCAATGGGAATCAGAATCAGAATGGTCAGGGCCATCAGTTGGAGCCGTTTGTATGGTTGGAGAGGTTTGTGAATCAGAAAATAGACTCTTTTAGTGTATCACTGACTCCTATTGAtgctgaaaattggattgttcatCTCGAAAAGATTTTTGATGCACTGGATTGTGATAAGATTCAAAAGGTCAGGTTAGCTGTGTATAAGTTGGAGGGGGATGCTCAGAGATGGTGGAGAGGAGTGAAAGCTACTAAAGGGGAGTAGTATGCAGAGGCTTTGGAATGGCAGGGATTCAAGGAGGTATTCTATGATCATACTTCTCTAATGCTGATAGAGAGACTTATTTGAGGGAGTTTCATTCTACTGCGTAGCACCATGATGAGAGCATTACTGATTATATGGCGAGGTTTATAAGGTTGGCTGGATTTGCTGGGACAGTTGCAGGGACTACTGCATATCAGGATGATAAATTTAAATGGGGGGTTGAAGTCTTATCTTAGGGGTTCCATAACCGCCTTTAAATTTGATAATATGGCAGAGGTTGCTGATGCAGCAAAGGATGTTGAGAAGGAGAGCATAGATTTTAGGACTTCCAGGTCTAACAGTGGTAGTAAGAGGACTAGGGATGATCAGGGTTTTGCACAGGATAGATAGTGGTATGGAGGTCAGAGTGGTCAGCAGGGACAGTGGCACAGACATAAGCAGAATAGGGGTGGTCAGTCATTCCATGGCTGGAATCAGTATGTTGgtcagaatcagaatcagcagTTTCAGCTACAGAAGCAGCCTAGGCAGTGGCAGAATCGTCAGTAGGGGCAGAGCCGTTACTCAGTGTATGGGGGAAACCCCAATATGATTCCAGTGGCTCCTTGTGCTACATATGGTGGACATCATCCAGGTAGAGCTTGTTACAGACAGACTGGGGCTTGTTTTTTGTGTAGTAGCATGTCCCATAGGGAAAAGGATTGCACAGTGTCACGCAACCCTGGTGGAGGAGGAGCTGGCGGTGGTAGTGACAGTGGAAGTCAGCAGAATCCTACAGCCAGAGTGTTTGTATTGACTACGAATCAGGCAGCAGCTAATTCAGGTACCGTTTTAGGAACACTTCTTGTTGCTATACGTGAtgcttatgtgttatttgatactgGTTCGACCCATTCTGTTGTGTCTTTATCGTTTGTTCATCATCTTGGCATTGCACCTTCATTATTATATCCTCATATGTCTATTGCTACCCCGATAGGGAATTATGTTATTATATCTGATATATATCCAGAGTGTACGATAGTTGTTGGAGATAGAAATTATAAGGTTAACTTGCTTCCGATGGAGATGCATGACTTTGATATTATCTTGGGTATGGATTGGTTGAGTGAACATCGTGCCACAATTGATTGTCAAGGAAAAAGGGTGATCTTTGGGGATACAGATAAACCAAAATTTGTATACCAAGGGTCTCAGCCAAAGGGGGATGTTAAGTTAATTTCTGCTCTAAAGGCAAGTAAATTGTTGTCTAAGGGTTGTGATGGCTACCTTGCTTTCGTGAAGGATACATCGAAGGATGAATCTCGGATCGAGGATTATCCAGTTGTGAAGAAGTATGAGGATGTGTTCCCCGATGAGATACCAGGTTTGCCACCACATAGAGAGGTGGAGTTTACTATTGAACTTGTTCCAGGTTCTGAGCCTATTTCTAAGGCGCCTTACCGAATGGCACTACTTGAGTTGCAAAAATTGAAGGAGCAGTTGTAGGAGTTATTGGATAGGGGATTTATCAGGCCAAGTATATCTCCATGGGGAGCTCTTGTGTTGTTTGTGAAGAAAAAATATGGTTCCATGAGATTGTACATTGGCTatagggagttgaataaggtgactatgagaaacaggtatcctttgccacgcattgatgacttgtttgatcagttgcaaggggcgaagtacttttagaagatagatttgagatctggttaccatcagttacgagttagggaggaagacattccgaagactgcgtttcgcactcgttatggtcattatgagtttctcgtgatgtcctttgggttgacgaatgtaccagcggtatttatggatttgatgaatcgggtctttcatgATTATCTGGATAAATTTGTGGTGGTCTTCAgcgatgatatcttgatatactctaggagtagagaggagcatgaggagcatttacgtagtgtacttgaaattttgagggagaagaagttttttgcgaaattttccaagtgtgaattctggttggaggaagtggTATTATTGGGGCATATTGTGTCTGGTAGAGGCATTGAGTTGGATCCTACAAAAGTCGAGGCTATTACTAATTTGCCGAAACCAAGCAATGTGACGGAGGTAAGGAGTTTCTTGGGTTTAGCAGGCTACTACAGGCGCTTTGTGGAAGGTTTCTCTTCCATAGCTTTACCATTGACTCAACTAATGAGGAAGGGAATTAAGTTCGAGTGGAATGATGATCAtgagaagagctttcaagagttgaagaagaggTTGATGTCAGCTCCAATACTTGTGTTGCCATCAGGGAGTGGAGGTTTTCAGGTGTATAGTGATCCTTATAAGAGAGGATTGGGATGCATTCTTATGCAGTATGGGAAAGTGATTTCTTACGCCTCTAGGCAACTTAAACCTTATGAGGTGAActatcctacccatgacttggagttagcgGCTGTGATATTTGCTTTGAATatctggagacactatctttattgagagacttgtgacatcttaCTGATCACAAGAATCTCAAATACATCTTTACTCAAAAAGAGCTTAATATAAGGCAATggaggtggcttgaacttcttaaggattatgatgcaaatattcagtaccatctagggaaggcgaatgtagtggtagacgctcttagtaggaagaacttgAGGAGTTATGCATCTCTCATTACCCAACCGCACCTTATTTCAGATTTGAAGCGCTTGGGTGTTGAGTTGTATCTTAGGGGATCAAATGGTAGCATTGCGAATTTGAAAGTGGAATCAAATCTTGTTTTAAAGGTTGAGGAAGCCCAAAAGAATGATATAGGTTTGGAAGCTATTAAATCTGAGGTTGCAGGTGGAAAGCAAACACATTTTCGTGTTGATGAGGAAGGTGTGATATGGTTGGGTGGAAAATTGTATGTTCCTTTAGATCCGATAATTCGCGAGGAAATTTTAAAGGAAGCTCATAGTTCTTCATTCTCTATTCATCCAGGTTCCAtcaagatgtatagggatttgaagaagcacttttggtggagtggaatgaagggAGATATAGCAGAATTTATAGGAAAATGTCTTTcatgtcaacaagtgaagattgaccatcagaggcctagtggattgttgcagcagctagatattccagtttggaagtgggaaaacattactatggattttgtgaCTCATTTGCCGAGGACTTTGAAGAAGAACAATGTcatatgggtggtggttgatagacttACGAAGTCCTCTCACTTCTTGCCTATTAAAGAGACTACTCCTGTTCATGAGTTGGCTGAGATTTTTCAGCGAGATATTGTTAGACTTCATGGTGT
This genomic interval from Apium graveolens cultivar Ventura chromosome 8, ASM990537v1, whole genome shotgun sequence contains the following:
- the LOC141679774 gene encoding uncharacterized protein LOC141679774 gives rise to the protein MIPVAPCATYGGHHPGRACYRQTGACFLCSSMSHREKDCTVSRNPGGGGAGGGSDSGSQQNPTARVFVLTTNQAAANSGTVLGTLLVAIRDAYVLFDTGSTHSVVSLSFVHHLGIAPSLLYPHMSIATPIGNYVIISDIYPECTIVVGDRNYKVNLLPMEMHDFDIILGMDWLSEHRATIDCQGKRVIFGDTDKPKFVYQGSQPKGDVKLISALKASKLLSKGCDGYLAFVKDTSKDESRIEDYPVVKKYEDVFPDEIPGLPPHREVEFTIELVPGSEPISKAPYRMALLELQKLKEQLGIELDPTKVEAITNLPKPSNVTEVRSFLGLAGYYRRFVEGFSSIALPLTQLMRKGIKFEWNDDHEKSFQELKKRLMSAPILVLPSGSGGFQVYSDPYKRGLGCILMQYGKVISYASRQLKPYEVNYPTHDLELAAVIFALNIWRHYLY